A genome region from Defluviimonas aquaemixtae includes the following:
- a CDS encoding DUF2849 domain-containing protein — translation MSRAFTPKVVTANALIEGDVVYLTADDRWSREHGEAELIEDEAHAQLRLIQAEKQRNLIVGAYLADARNGPNGPEPLHFREAFRTRGPSNYPHGKQEARHV, via the coding sequence ATGAGCCGCGCCTTCACGCCGAAAGTCGTCACCGCGAATGCACTAATCGAAGGTGACGTCGTCTACCTCACCGCGGACGACCGCTGGAGCCGTGAGCATGGCGAGGCAGAACTGATCGAGGACGAGGCGCATGCGCAACTCAGGCTGATCCAGGCGGAAAAGCAGCGCAACCTGATCGTCGGCGCCTATCTCGCCGATGCCCGCAACGGCCCCAACGGACCTGAACCCCTTCATTTCCGCGAGGCTTTCCGCACTCGCGGCCCCTCGAACTACCCGCACGGCAAGCAGGAAGCGCGTCATGTATAA
- a CDS encoding ferredoxin--NADP reductase yields the protein MNDLKTVDDLNATPVRTLPDTQEVTAVQHWTDRLFSFRVTRPQSLRFRSGEFVMIGLLDERGKPLLRAYSIASPNWDEELEFYSIKVPDGPLTSKLQHIQPGDEIILRPKPVGTLVLDALMPGKRLWFLATGTGIAPFASLMRDPETYEKYDQVIMMHTCRTTDELEYGRQLVESLKDDPLIGEFVGDKLKYYPTTTREKSERMGRITDNLSSGKVFDDLGVPPMDKETDRAMVCGSLAFNMDVKAVLEGFGLREGANSDPQEYVVEKAFVGDGI from the coding sequence ATGAACGATCTGAAAACCGTGGATGATCTGAACGCCACCCCCGTCCGCACCTTGCCGGACACCCAGGAAGTCACGGCGGTGCAGCACTGGACCGACCGACTGTTTTCGTTCCGCGTAACGCGACCGCAGTCCTTGCGATTCCGCTCCGGCGAATTCGTGATGATCGGGCTTCTGGACGAACGCGGCAAGCCGCTTCTCCGCGCCTACTCCATCGCCTCGCCGAACTGGGACGAGGAACTGGAGTTCTATTCGATCAAGGTGCCCGACGGCCCATTGACCTCCAAGCTTCAGCACATCCAGCCGGGCGACGAGATCATCCTGCGCCCCAAGCCCGTGGGCACGCTGGTTCTCGATGCGCTCATGCCCGGCAAGCGGCTATGGTTTCTCGCCACAGGCACCGGCATCGCCCCCTTTGCCTCCCTCATGCGCGACCCAGAGACGTATGAGAAGTACGACCAGGTCATCATGATGCATACCTGCCGGACCACCGATGAGCTGGAATACGGCCGACAGCTTGTCGAGAGCCTGAAAGACGATCCGCTGATCGGGGAATTCGTCGGCGATAAGCTGAAATACTACCCGACCACGACTCGGGAAAAGAGCGAGCGCATGGGCCGGATCACAGACAACCTCTCATCCGGTAAGGTCTTCGACGATCTCGGCGTTCCGCCGATGGACAAGGAAACAGACCGCGCGATGGTCTGCGGCTCGCTCGCCTTTAACATGGACGTAAAAGCCGTTCTGGAGGGATTCGGGCTGCGCGAAGGCGCGAACTCCGACCCGCAGGAATACGTCGTGGAGAAAGCCTTCGTAGGCGACGGCATCTGA
- a CDS encoding DUF6639 family protein — protein sequence MTVETRPPAGSVEKANLIVMGNTGRRAAATLLCSVLSAAPLRSEPMVCPDSVVSVTSGSSHVAETVCEAAAFAEEMFGQCNVPSLDRPVAIHVVEDLLDGCVALYHCGNDKIEVLTPGKVDERRDPDGAFSFLPSKDYFRSIIVHELSHAAFDSVPCPFSSCAAANEYVAYSMQVMSLSEEEQRTFAARADLDRKVSRDELSKMILYFAPHRFAQRAWTHLQQRDDPCAFIGQITDGTVLLDREHF from the coding sequence TTGACCGTTGAGACCAGACCTCCTGCCGGATCCGTCGAAAAAGCCAATCTCATTGTCATGGGAAACACGGGCCGGCGCGCGGCCGCGACGCTTCTGTGCTCAGTTCTTTCAGCCGCGCCGCTTCGTTCCGAACCGATGGTGTGCCCGGATAGCGTGGTTAGCGTGACTTCTGGCAGCTCCCACGTGGCCGAGACAGTTTGCGAGGCCGCAGCGTTTGCCGAGGAGATGTTCGGGCAATGCAATGTGCCTTCGCTGGATCGTCCTGTTGCGATCCACGTGGTCGAAGACCTATTGGATGGCTGTGTCGCCCTTTATCACTGTGGAAACGACAAGATCGAAGTGCTTACGCCCGGAAAGGTCGATGAACGGCGCGACCCGGATGGCGCATTCTCATTTCTTCCCTCCAAGGACTATTTCCGAAGCATTATCGTCCATGAACTGTCCCATGCCGCCTTCGACAGCGTTCCTTGCCCGTTTTCAAGCTGTGCCGCCGCCAACGAATATGTCGCTTACTCGATGCAGGTGATGTCGCTATCCGAAGAGGAACAGCGCACTTTCGCAGCTCGCGCCGATCTGGACCGAAAGGTTTCGCGCGACGAACTGAGCAAGATGATCCTTTACTTCGCCCCGCATCGTTTCGCGCAAAGGGCGTGGACGCATTTGCAGCAGCGGGATGATCCTTGCGCGTTCATCGGCCAGATCACGGATGGCACGGTACTTCTGGATCGTGAACACTTCTAG
- a CDS encoding FAD-binding oxidoreductase produces MTVQIRNLDAKPAKITDEELAALGAGLRGEVALKGEPGYDEARTLWNATVNRKPGIVVRARGSADVQAAVNLAQEKRLLISVRSGGHQIAGHAVADGALLLDLSQMRSVRVDPMTRTAWVEPGATLGDVDKETAAHGLALPMGINSTTGIAGLTLGGGFGWLTRKYGMTIDNLISADVVTADGKRLRASENDHPDLFWAIRGGGGNFGIVTAFEFRLHQVGPEVLAGLIVYPYAEAGRLLREYRRITADAPDDLTIWTVFRKAPPLPFLPAEWHGREVFVIAACYAGDPAKGEAALAPLRRLGEPIADVIGPSPLAGWQAAFDPLLAPGARNYWKSHDFLDLPDALIDILAGALSSSPSPNCEIFVAHVGGAMARVRPEATAYPQRASHFIMNIHTRWDKAKQDDECRRWARSIFDKTAPHATGTAYVNFMPEDEPDRITGVYGDNMQRLSEVKAKYDASNLFRLNHNIQPAREMAAAE; encoded by the coding sequence ATGACTGTGCAAATCAGAAATCTCGACGCGAAACCCGCGAAAATTACCGATGAGGAACTTGCCGCGCTTGGCGCGGGGCTGCGCGGCGAGGTCGCGCTCAAGGGCGAGCCCGGCTATGATGAGGCGCGCACTCTTTGGAACGCGACGGTGAACCGCAAACCTGGAATTGTGGTGCGCGCGCGGGGCAGCGCGGACGTGCAGGCTGCGGTCAATCTCGCTCAGGAGAAACGTCTGCTCATCTCGGTTCGGAGCGGCGGCCACCAGATCGCAGGTCATGCCGTCGCCGACGGCGCGCTCCTGCTTGACCTCTCGCAGATGCGTTCGGTCCGGGTCGATCCAATGACGCGGACGGCCTGGGTCGAACCGGGCGCGACCCTCGGCGACGTCGACAAGGAAACGGCGGCTCATGGCCTCGCGCTGCCGATGGGCATCAACTCCACAACCGGGATTGCCGGACTGACGCTGGGCGGCGGGTTCGGCTGGCTCACGCGCAAGTACGGCATGACGATCGATAATCTTATCTCGGCGGATGTGGTCACCGCCGACGGCAAGCGGCTGCGCGCCAGCGAAAACGACCATCCCGATCTGTTCTGGGCGATCCGCGGCGGTGGCGGCAACTTCGGCATCGTGACGGCCTTCGAGTTCCGCCTTCACCAGGTCGGGCCCGAGGTTTTAGCGGGGCTGATCGTCTATCCCTATGCCGAAGCCGGCCGGCTGCTGCGTGAGTACCGGCGCATCACGGCAGACGCGCCCGACGATCTGACGATCTGGACCGTGTTCCGCAAAGCCCCACCCCTGCCGTTCCTGCCCGCGGAGTGGCATGGCCGCGAGGTCTTCGTCATTGCCGCGTGCTACGCCGGCGATCCCGCCAAGGGCGAGGCGGCGCTGGCTCCGCTGCGCCGGCTTGGCGAACCGATCGCCGATGTAATCGGCCCAAGCCCTCTTGCGGGCTGGCAGGCGGCGTTTGATCCGCTCCTTGCCCCCGGCGCGCGCAATTACTGGAAGTCGCACGACTTCCTCGACCTGCCCGACGCGCTGATCGACATCCTCGCTGGTGCACTGTCATCGAGCCCGAGCCCGAACTGCGAAATCTTCGTGGCCCATGTGGGCGGAGCGATGGCGCGGGTGCGGCCGGAGGCGACGGCCTATCCTCAGCGGGCCTCGCATTTCATCATGAACATCCACACCCGTTGGGACAAGGCGAAGCAGGATGACGAGTGCAGGCGCTGGGCGCGCTCGATCTTCGACAAGACCGCACCCCACGCCACCGGCACCGCCTACGTGAACTTCATGCCGGAAGATGAGCCCGACCGCATCACCGGCGTCTACGGCGACAACATGCAGCGTCTGTCCGAAGTAAAAGCGAAGTACGATGCGTCGAATCTGTTCCGGCTGAACCACAACATCCAGCCGGCCCGCGAGATGGCGGCGGCGGAATGA
- a CDS encoding nitrite/sulfite reductase, with protein MYKYSDFDEAFVRQRNAQFRAQVERRIDGSLTEDEFKPLRLMNGLYLQLHAYMLRVAVPYGTLNPDQMRQLAMIAERWDKGYGHFTTRQNIQFNWPKLTDVPDMLDALGDVQMHAIQTSGNTIRNVTADHFAGAAADEIEDPRPTAELIRQWSTDHPEFQFLPRKFKIGVAGSPHDRAVTKAHDIGLRIVRGGSGQTGYEVLVGGGLGRTPMVGQVIRPFLKKTDLLPYLEAIISTYNLMGRRDNKFKARIKITVFENGIEKFRDAVEERFKVTRQEFSGVDQEVLRDIEAQFAAPAFRNAPDDAYLAARNSDPVFRSWTDTNLTEHRAPGYAIVTVSLKAHGATPGDATADQMRLLADLAETYGHGELRISHEQNVVLPHVHKSDLPAIHAALKAEGLATANIGLVSDIIACPGMDYCALATARSIPVAQEIATHFKAIGLEEEIGQLKIKISGCINACGHHHVGHIGILGLDRAGVENYQITLGGDHTENLTLGERAGPGFAYDEIVPAIERLLRAYLDLRKGTTETFLDAYRRLGAEPFKAALYPAEAERDAA; from the coding sequence ATGTATAAGTACTCCGACTTCGACGAAGCCTTCGTCCGTCAGCGGAACGCCCAGTTCCGCGCCCAGGTCGAACGCCGCATCGACGGCTCGCTTACCGAGGACGAGTTCAAACCGCTCAGGCTGATGAACGGCCTCTACCTCCAGCTGCACGCCTACATGCTGCGCGTGGCGGTGCCCTACGGCACGCTCAACCCCGACCAGATGCGCCAGCTCGCGATGATCGCCGAGCGTTGGGACAAGGGCTACGGCCATTTCACCACGCGCCAGAACATCCAGTTCAACTGGCCGAAGCTGACCGACGTTCCCGACATGCTCGACGCTCTGGGCGACGTGCAGATGCATGCGATCCAGACCTCCGGGAACACGATCCGTAACGTCACCGCCGACCATTTCGCCGGGGCCGCCGCCGACGAGATCGAGGACCCGCGCCCGACGGCGGAGCTGATCCGCCAGTGGTCGACCGACCATCCCGAATTCCAGTTCCTGCCGCGCAAGTTCAAGATCGGCGTCGCAGGGTCCCCCCATGACCGTGCCGTGACCAAGGCGCATGATATCGGCCTTCGGATCGTGCGGGGCGGGTCCGGTCAGACAGGCTACGAGGTTCTCGTGGGCGGCGGGCTCGGCCGCACGCCGATGGTGGGCCAGGTGATCCGGCCGTTCCTAAAGAAGACCGACCTTCTACCCTATCTCGAGGCAATCATCTCGACCTATAACCTGATGGGCCGGCGCGACAACAAGTTCAAGGCGCGTATCAAGATCACCGTCTTCGAGAACGGGATCGAGAAGTTCCGCGATGCGGTCGAGGAGCGTTTCAAGGTCACACGCCAGGAGTTCTCCGGCGTCGATCAAGAGGTCCTGCGCGACATCGAGGCGCAGTTCGCCGCGCCGGCCTTCCGCAACGCGCCCGACGACGCCTATCTCGCCGCGCGCAATTCCGACCCGGTCTTCCGCTCCTGGACCGACACGAACCTGACCGAGCATCGCGCGCCGGGCTACGCGATCGTCACTGTCTCGCTCAAGGCCCACGGAGCGACGCCGGGCGATGCGACGGCCGATCAAATGCGACTTCTGGCCGATCTGGCCGAGACATACGGCCACGGCGAACTGCGCATCTCTCACGAACAGAACGTCGTCCTGCCGCATGTCCACAAGTCGGACCTGCCGGCGATCCACGCCGCGCTCAAGGCCGAAGGCCTGGCGACGGCCAATATCGGCCTCGTCTCCGACATCATCGCCTGCCCCGGCATGGATTACTGTGCGCTCGCGACCGCCCGGTCGATCCCCGTCGCGCAGGAGATCGCCACGCATTTCAAGGCGATCGGGCTCGAAGAGGAAATCGGCCAGCTCAAGATCAAGATCTCGGGCTGCATCAATGCCTGCGGCCACCACCATGTCGGTCATATCGGCATTCTCGGCCTCGACCGCGCGGGCGTGGAGAACTACCAGATCACACTGGGCGGCGATCACACCGAGAACCTGACGCTCGGCGAGCGTGCCGGACCGGGCTTCGCCTATGACGAGATCGTCCCGGCGATCGAGCGGCTGCTGCGCGCCTATCTGGACCTGCGCAAGGGCACGACGGAGACTTTCCTCGACGCCTATCGCCGCCTGGGCGCGGAGCCCTTCAAGGCCGCGCTCTACCCGGCCGAGGCCGAGCGCGATGCCGCTTGA
- a CDS encoding SRPBCC family protein produces MTDTATDLTLTVTRLIKADPKRLYDAWLDPKMISRFMRPDADVTIPQATNDPREGGRFDILMQAGDKQIPHAGTYLELRPHERIVFTWESPFSTDGSTVTLAFSPEGDATRVTLTHVKFASEEMRDNHEKGWGGILDALQAEFA; encoded by the coding sequence ATGACTGACACCGCCACCGACCTCACCCTGACCGTCACCCGCCTGATCAAGGCCGACCCCAAGCGCCTGTACGACGCCTGGCTCGACCCCAAGATGATATCGCGCTTCATGCGTCCCGACGCCGATGTGACAATCCCGCAGGCGACAAACGACCCCCGCGAGGGCGGGCGTTTCGACATTCTCATGCAAGCGGGCGACAAGCAGATCCCCCATGCCGGCACCTACCTCGAACTGCGCCCGCACGAACGGATCGTCTTCACGTGGGAATCGCCATTCTCGACCGACGGCTCGACCGTCACACTGGCGTTTTCGCCTGAAGGCGACGCGACCCGCGTGACGCTGACCCATGTGAAGTTCGCCTCCGAAGAGATGCGGGACAACCATGAAAAGGGCTGGGGCGGGATTCTCGACGCGCTTCAGGCCGAATTCGCATGA
- a CDS encoding Lrp/AsnC family transcriptional regulator, with protein MSVRLDEMDRKILGELQEDAGQSLDEIARKVGSSKTPVWNRIRKMREAQVIRRQTVLLDPEALGLEACFFVLIRTSEHEADWQKKFLKTLRNRPEVLEAHRLAGDIDYILKVRVQNARAYDTFYQSLISEVKIYNVTALLSMEEIKATTQLPL; from the coding sequence ATGTCAGTCCGGCTGGATGAGATGGACCGGAAAATCCTTGGTGAGCTGCAGGAGGATGCAGGCCAATCGCTCGACGAAATCGCCCGCAAAGTCGGATCGTCGAAGACGCCTGTCTGGAACAGAATCCGTAAAATGCGCGAAGCCCAAGTGATCCGGCGGCAGACCGTGCTTCTCGACCCCGAAGCGCTGGGGCTCGAGGCGTGTTTCTTCGTGCTGATCCGAACTTCGGAGCACGAGGCGGACTGGCAGAAGAAGTTCCTCAAGACGCTCAGGAACCGCCCCGAAGTGCTCGAGGCGCACCGGCTCGCGGGCGATATCGACTACATCCTGAAAGTGCGGGTGCAGAACGCCCGCGCTTACGACACGTTCTACCAGTCGCTGATTTCAGAGGTGAAGATCTACAACGTCACCGCGCTTCTCAGCATGGAGGAGATCAAAGCGACGACGCAATTGCCGCTGTGA
- a CDS encoding DUF934 domain-containing protein, translated as MSVIVRDDGFHAEDYKGEKTLDIAEDTRPEALPSDFDGVDMIRVAFPSFADGRGFSLARQLRARGYAGRLRAKGHVIADQYAMARRAGFDEVEIDDELAQRQPEDQWIFRADWRDHDYRSRLKA; from the coding sequence ATGAGCGTGATCGTGCGCGACGACGGCTTTCACGCCGAGGACTACAAGGGCGAGAAGACGCTCGACATCGCCGAGGACACGAGGCCCGAGGCGCTGCCCTCCGACTTCGACGGCGTGGATATGATACGCGTGGCGTTTCCAAGCTTCGCCGACGGGCGCGGCTTCAGCCTTGCACGCCAGCTGCGCGCGAGAGGCTACGCGGGGCGGCTCCGCGCCAAGGGCCACGTGATCGCCGATCAATACGCGATGGCGCGGCGCGCCGGATTCGACGAGGTCGAGATCGACGACGAACTCGCCCAGCGCCAGCCAGAGGACCAGTGGATCTTTCGGGCCGATTGGCGAGACCATGACTATAGGTCGCGGCTGAAAGCCTGA
- the rlmJ gene encoding 23S rRNA (adenine(2030)-N(6))-methyltransferase RlmJ, with product MLSYQHSYHAGNLADVHKHAALAVMLDYLTRKKKPLSYIETHAGRGLYALDAAEAVKTGEAAAGIGRALQVLPADHPYRRSVENLRARYGAAAYPGSPLLAALLLRPSDRLHLAELHPQEFAALKAAMSPYGASCRREDGLKFALSITPPEPRRGLMLIDPSFEVKAEYGALPPLVAKIHAKWNVGIVALWYPILASDAHAPMLAALEARGLPKTLRHEVSFPPARGGRGMLGSGLFVVNAPYGLAAEAERLSALFASLT from the coding sequence ATGCTTTCCTACCAGCACAGCTACCACGCCGGGAATCTCGCCGACGTGCACAAGCACGCGGCGCTGGCCGTTATGCTCGACTACCTGACGCGGAAGAAAAAGCCGCTCAGCTATATCGAGACGCATGCCGGGCGCGGGCTCTATGCGCTCGACGCGGCCGAGGCGGTGAAGACCGGCGAGGCGGCGGCGGGAATCGGTCGCGCGCTCCAGGTTCTTCCTGCGGACCATCCGTATCGCCGGTCAGTTGAAAACCTGCGCGCACGATACGGGGCGGCCGCGTATCCCGGCTCGCCGCTTCTCGCGGCGCTGCTGCTGCGTCCATCCGACCGACTGCACCTGGCCGAGCTTCATCCGCAGGAATTTGCCGCACTCAAAGCAGCCATGAGCCCTTACGGTGCCTCCTGTCGGCGGGAGGACGGACTGAAATTCGCTCTGTCGATCACCCCGCCCGAGCCGCGCCGGGGCCTGATGCTCATTGACCCGAGCTTCGAGGTGAAGGCGGAATACGGCGCCCTGCCGCCGCTCGTCGCGAAGATACATGCGAAATGGAACGTCGGAATCGTCGCACTGTGGTATCCGATCCTCGCCTCGGACGCGCATGCGCCAATGCTCGCCGCGCTGGAGGCACGTGGATTGCCGAAAACGCTCCGCCACGAAGTCAGCTTCCCGCCCGCACGCGGTGGGCGCGGGATGTTGGGCAGCGGCCTATTCGTCGTCAACGCACCCTACGGGCTGGCCGCCGAGGCGGAGCGCCTCTCCGCCCTTTTCGCCTCTCTGACCTGA
- the infC gene encoding translation initiation factor IF-3, whose product MARRPHNAPPTRDTGPRVNDRIRAPEIRLIGAEGENVGVVTPVRAMEMAQEAGLDLVEISPNATPPVCKIMDFGKFKYEQQKKEAEARKKQKVIEIKEIKFRPGTDTHDYDVKMRSVVKFLEAGDKVKVTLRFRGREMAHQELGLDLLKRVAADVDEIGKIENMPKLEGRQMVMMIGPR is encoded by the coding sequence ATAGCCCGCAGACCTCACAACGCCCCGCCGACTCGCGATACCGGACCTCGCGTCAACGATCGCATCCGCGCCCCAGAAATCCGCCTGATCGGCGCCGAGGGCGAAAATGTCGGCGTCGTCACACCCGTCCGCGCCATGGAGATGGCCCAAGAGGCCGGGCTCGATCTTGTGGAGATCTCGCCAAACGCGACGCCGCCTGTCTGCAAGATTATGGATTTCGGCAAGTTCAAGTACGAGCAGCAGAAGAAAGAGGCCGAGGCGCGGAAGAAGCAGAAGGTCATCGAGATCAAGGAAATCAAGTTCCGCCCCGGCACCGACACGCATGACTACGACGTCAAGATGCGCTCGGTCGTGAAGTTTCTCGAGGCGGGCGACAAGGTGAAGGTCACACTGCGCTTTCGCGGCCGCGAAATGGCGCACCAGGAGCTGGGGCTCGATCTTCTCAAGCGCGTGGCGGCCGATGTCGACGAGATCGGCAAGATCGAGAACATGCCGAAGCTCGAAGGCCGGCAGATGGTGATGATGATCGGCCCGAGGTAA
- a CDS encoding phosphoadenylyl-sulfate reductase: MPLEAPLPSIDERVAALNDRYRHHSATAVLERALFDPEVGNLALVSSFGAESVVLLHLVSVVAPGTPVIFIDTQMLFPETLEYQRELAGKLNLTDIRTIRADRRDTDFEDPDGTLHQFNTDACCNLRKVVPLERALMGFDGWITGRKRFQNADRATIQFFENEDNKRIKVNPLAHWGREDLIDYMDNNRLPRHPLVAKGYPSIGCAPCTSPVKEGEDPRAGRWRGTQKQECGIHFINGKVVRRPLPQDDDTKETAA; this comes from the coding sequence ATGCCGCTTGAAGCCCCACTCCCGTCGATCGACGAGCGCGTCGCAGCGCTCAACGACCGCTATCGACACCATTCGGCGACCGCTGTGCTCGAACGCGCACTCTTCGATCCGGAGGTCGGAAATCTGGCGCTGGTGTCGTCGTTCGGCGCAGAATCCGTAGTTCTCTTGCACCTCGTCTCGGTCGTTGCACCCGGCACTCCGGTCATCTTCATCGATACCCAAATGCTCTTCCCGGAAACGCTGGAGTATCAGCGTGAACTTGCGGGCAAACTGAACCTGACGGATATCCGCACGATCCGCGCCGACCGACGGGATACGGATTTCGAGGACCCGGACGGGACGCTGCACCAGTTCAACACCGATGCCTGCTGCAACTTGCGCAAGGTGGTGCCGCTCGAACGCGCACTCATGGGCTTCGACGGCTGGATCACGGGCCGCAAGCGCTTCCAGAACGCCGACCGCGCTACGATTCAGTTCTTCGAGAATGAGGACAACAAGCGGATCAAGGTTAATCCGCTTGCCCATTGGGGCCGCGAGGACCTGATCGACTACATGGACAACAACCGCTTGCCGCGCCACCCCCTGGTCGCGAAGGGTTATCCTTCGATCGGCTGCGCACCCTGCACGAGCCCGGTCAAAGAAGGTGAAGACCCACGCGCAGGGCGTTGGCGTGGAACGCAAAAACAGGAATGCGGCATTCACTTCATCAACGGGAAGGTTGTGCGCCGCCCCCTGCCGCAGGACGACGACACCAAGGAGACGGCAGCATGA
- a CDS encoding ArsR/SmtB family transcription factor: protein MVERAHIDRLTEILKAASDPTRRAILTLLAQDGPTRVTEIAARFEMSLNAVSKHIKVLESAGLVSRRTSWREHIIEVQMEPLAEIDRWFRNLRSIWELRLDALEQLLTEEMTDD, encoded by the coding sequence ATGGTTGAACGAGCGCATATAGACCGGTTGACCGAGATCCTGAAGGCCGCGAGCGACCCGACGCGGAGGGCGATCCTGACGCTATTGGCGCAGGACGGCCCGACCCGCGTCACCGAGATTGCGGCGCGCTTCGAGATGAGCCTCAATGCCGTCTCGAAGCACATCAAGGTTCTCGAATCCGCCGGACTCGTCAGCCGCCGCACCTCCTGGCGCGAACACATCATCGAAGTGCAAATGGAGCCCTTGGCCGAGATCGACCGCTGGTTCCGCAATCTGCGCTCGATCTGGGAATTGCGGCTCGACGCCCTTGAACAGCTGCTTACCGAGGAGATGACTGATGACTGA
- a CDS encoding cytochrome P450 → MNALDQSPTDARFVQNPYQFYERARRAGPLFYWNEYQFVCATSAATVGAILRDRRFGREVPEEKRAPVPENVRPFYAVEAHSMLELEPPRHTRLRNHVLRAFTSRRIAALAPEIAALSHTLIDAFPAGEFDLLSHFAQKLPVIVIARLLGVPEDRADDLLHWSNAMVAMYQARRTRATEDAAVAATNAFVAFLNGYVEERLARPSDDLITHLIAAEAGSDALSTDELISTCILLLNAGHEATVHTLGNGVKVLIEKGIGGEALAPDRVEATVEEILRFDPPLHLFTRHAYDDIEISGHTFRRGDEVGLLLAAANRDPQAWDRPARFNPARPAKANHSFGAGIHFCVGAPLARLELQVALPILFERLPGLAFAKKPRYANLYHFHGLERLQVASRERG, encoded by the coding sequence ATGAACGCGCTCGATCAATCCCCAACGGATGCCCGCTTCGTTCAGAACCCTTACCAGTTCTATGAGCGCGCCCGCAGGGCAGGACCGCTCTTCTATTGGAACGAATACCAGTTCGTCTGCGCCACCTCGGCCGCCACCGTCGGCGCGATCCTGCGCGACCGCCGCTTCGGCCGCGAGGTGCCGGAAGAGAAGCGCGCGCCCGTCCCCGAAAACGTGAGGCCGTTCTACGCCGTTGAAGCGCATTCGATGCTTGAGCTTGAACCGCCGCGCCACACGCGCCTGCGCAACCATGTCCTCCGCGCCTTCACCTCGCGCCGGATCGCAGCGCTGGCGCCCGAGATCGCGGCGCTGAGCCACACGCTCATCGATGCTTTCCCGGCGGGCGAATTCGACCTTCTGAGCCATTTCGCGCAGAAACTGCCCGTGATCGTTATCGCCCGCCTTCTCGGCGTGCCAGAGGACCGGGCGGACGATCTGCTGCACTGGTCGAACGCGATGGTCGCAATGTACCAGGCCCGCCGCACGCGGGCGACCGAGGACGCGGCGGTCGCCGCGACGAACGCATTCGTCGCCTTCCTGAACGGCTATGTCGAGGAGCGCCTCGCGCGGCCTTCCGACGACCTCATCACACACCTGATCGCGGCCGAGGCAGGGAGCGATGCGCTTTCGACCGATGAGCTGATATCGACCTGCATCCTGCTTCTCAACGCCGGTCACGAAGCGACGGTCCACACGTTGGGAAACGGCGTCAAGGTGCTGATCGAAAAAGGAATCGGCGGCGAGGCCCTGGCGCCCGATCGGGTCGAGGCGACGGTCGAGGAAATCCTGCGCTTCGACCCGCCGCTCCATCTCTTCACGCGCCACGCATACGACGACATCGAGATCTCGGGCCACACGTTCCGGCGCGGCGACGAGGTCGGGCTTCTGCTTGCCGCCGCCAATCGCGATCCGCAGGCCTGGGATCGGCCCGCCCGCTTCAATCCGGCCCGCCCGGCCAAGGCCAATCACAGCTTCGGCGCTGGCATCCACTTCTGTGTCGGCGCCCCTCTAGCGCGGCTCGAACTGCAGGTCGCGCTGCCGATCCTGTTCGAGCGCTTGCCCGGTCTCGCCTTCGCGAAGAAGCCGCGTTACGCCAATCTGTATCATTTTCACGGCCTTGAACGCCTGCAGGTTGCATCCCGAGAGCGCGGTTAA